The Pelistega ratti genome window below encodes:
- the galU gene encoding UTP--glucose-1-phosphate uridylyltransferase GalU, giving the protein MNPIRKAVFPVAGLGTRFLPATKAMPKEMLPVVDKPLIQYAVEEAVKAGITDLIFITGRHKRSIEDHFDRMPELEAELAQKGKTELLSIIQGVLPDNVNCIYIRQPVPLGLGHAILCAEPVVGNEPFAVLLADDLIDSDISVTQQLIEVAHAQNGGVLGTQEVPLEETYKYGIIAGKDCADRTMRVERIVEKPDIATAPSRQAVVGRYILEPEIFEHLRHIERGVGGEIQLTDGIAAMLATRKIFAYNYEGVRYDCGSKEGFFRANIALGKKYHGFE; this is encoded by the coding sequence ATGAATCCTATTCGTAAAGCTGTTTTTCCTGTGGCTGGGCTTGGTACACGTTTCTTACCTGCCACAAAAGCGATGCCTAAAGAGATGTTGCCTGTGGTGGATAAGCCCTTAATCCAGTATGCTGTTGAGGAGGCAGTAAAGGCAGGTATTACGGATTTGATTTTTATTACAGGTCGTCATAAGCGTTCTATCGAAGATCATTTTGACCGCATGCCAGAGTTAGAGGCAGAGTTGGCGCAAAAAGGTAAGACAGAGTTGCTGTCTATTATCCAAGGGGTTTTACCAGATAATGTGAATTGTATTTATATTCGTCAGCCTGTCCCCTTAGGGTTAGGGCATGCTATCTTATGTGCAGAACCTGTTGTGGGGAATGAGCCTTTTGCGGTATTGCTGGCTGATGATTTGATTGATTCGGATATTTCCGTTACTCAGCAATTAATTGAGGTAGCACATGCACAAAATGGGGGTGTATTAGGAACACAAGAAGTACCGTTAGAGGAAACCTATAAATACGGGATTATTGCAGGGAAAGACTGTGCGGATCGTACGATGCGTGTAGAGCGTATTGTTGAAAAGCCTGATATTGCAACAGCCCCTTCTCGTCAAGCCGTCGTAGGGCGTTATATTTTAGAGCCTGAAATTTTTGAGCATTTACGCCATATTGAGCGAGGTGTTGGTGGTGAAATTCAACTAACAGATGGTATTGCTGCTATGTTGGCAACGCGTAAAATATTTGCCTACAACTATGAGGGTGTTCGTTATGATTGTGGTAGTAAGGAAGGGTTCTTTAGAGCAAATATTGCCCTAGGCAAAAAATACCACGGTTTTGAATAG
- the pgi gene encoding glucose-6-phosphate isomerase, whose protein sequence is MTTHYSTPLHQLPEWQAYSDAIRTSCINTNHLRLLKVAGLTLDLSAQRYSSEIEKAIEQLLTARQLTTHRELLLNGGIANPIENRPAWHTMLRQPHPLPEVAEERNRVLEFVRRTDSNRRWRNIVHIGIGGSDWGVRLATAAFGYAGTWRHIRYVANIDGHAIEAGLAGLDPHDTLIVVATKSFTTAETLANADRALEWLKAAKVPNPYNNIIAITAKPEVALAWGVPKHNIFKFWSWVGGRFSLWSAVGVAAGLTVGSNVLAGLQSGAHAMDQHFLNAPIAENAPIQLAMADIANRSILGYGSRNLAVYDSRLANLIPYLQQLEMESLGKSVDLDGNPIEVPTGSVVWGMPGTDAQHTFFQWLHQGTDGAPVDFIVCQKADHRYTEHHRQLLAHCLAQREALLNGKTEEEAYQENLNAGMEEERARLIAKHRKLAGGKPSSLIVLPQLTPFALGALLALYEHKVFVEGLVWGLNPFDQWGVELGKVLAKDIEKALASGQTDPQTHNPSTSYWIEQFGEE, encoded by the coding sequence ATGACAACGCATTACTCTACCCCATTACACCAATTACCTGAATGGCAAGCCTATAGCGATGCTATTCGTACTTCCTGTATTAATACCAATCACCTACGTCTTTTAAAGGTAGCAGGACTTACGCTTGATTTAAGTGCACAACGATATTCATCTGAGATAGAGAAGGCAATAGAACAATTATTAACCGCTCGCCAACTGACTACCCATCGTGAGTTACTTTTAAATGGGGGCATAGCTAATCCTATTGAAAATCGCCCTGCTTGGCATACCATGTTACGCCAACCTCATCCACTACCTGAAGTCGCCGAAGAACGTAATCGGGTTCTTGAGTTTGTCCGCCGTACCGATAGTAATCGCCGTTGGCGAAATATTGTTCATATTGGTATTGGTGGTAGCGACTGGGGAGTACGACTGGCAACAGCAGCTTTTGGTTATGCAGGAACATGGCGTCATATTCGTTATGTTGCTAATATTGATGGACACGCGATAGAAGCTGGGTTAGCAGGACTGGATCCCCACGACACCTTAATTGTTGTCGCGACCAAATCCTTTACAACAGCAGAAACATTAGCTAATGCAGATCGTGCACTTGAATGGCTAAAAGCCGCCAAAGTACCTAATCCCTATAACAATATTATTGCTATTACCGCTAAACCTGAGGTTGCCTTAGCTTGGGGTGTGCCTAAGCATAATATTTTTAAATTCTGGAGCTGGGTTGGTGGTCGGTTCTCTTTATGGTCTGCAGTGGGTGTAGCAGCAGGGCTTACCGTAGGATCTAATGTATTGGCAGGCTTACAAAGTGGGGCTCATGCCATGGATCAACACTTTTTAAACGCTCCTATTGCTGAGAATGCACCAATCCAACTTGCCATGGCAGATATTGCCAACCGAAGTATTTTAGGTTATGGTTCTCGTAATTTAGCCGTTTATGATTCACGCTTAGCCAATCTTATCCCTTATTTACAACAGCTTGAGATGGAATCACTTGGTAAATCAGTCGATTTAGACGGTAATCCTATTGAAGTTCCCACAGGGTCTGTTGTCTGGGGAATGCCGGGGACTGATGCTCAGCATACTTTCTTCCAATGGTTACACCAAGGCACAGATGGTGCTCCTGTTGATTTTATTGTCTGCCAGAAAGCAGATCACCGCTATACTGAACACCATCGTCAATTACTGGCACACTGTCTTGCACAGCGAGAAGCCTTATTAAACGGAAAAACAGAAGAAGAAGCCTACCAAGAAAACCTTAACGCAGGAATGGAAGAAGAACGCGCTCGCCTTATTGCTAAACATCGTAAATTAGCTGGTGGCAAACCTTCTAGTCTTATTGTATTACCACAACTCACACCATTTGCTCTTGGTGCATTATTGGCTTTATATGAACATAAAGTTTTTGTCGAAGGGCTAGTCTGGGGCTTAAATCCCTTTGACCAATGGGGGGTTGAGTTAGGTAAAGTATTGGCTAAAGATATTGAAAAAGCCTTAGCCAGTGGACAAACTGATCCACAGACCCATAATCCATCGACAAGTTATTGGATTGAACAATTTGGAGAAGAGTAA
- a CDS encoding LPS O-antigen chain length determinant protein WzzB — MTKQTNTSTYQEEIDLVELIKVLWTKKIPILLITCLFVLLAGIYAFTAKEQWTSKAEVIEPQLNDLNSYLTVQQEYARILHTDFKAQELSTQLFSHFTRLAASSDERRQFFEQSPLYQSLIAEKNEEVSREILETLVATNVSIVKPDPKKEPNAIGQRLSLSAQTAKEAQETLNSFVQFINEKAFSLDKQNFLIMFERKLNDLRYEQKQINQTLIAQKQVSLNNLDNAYTIAKTAGISNFSQAFNESVTIPTLALSDAKIPLSDSKLSDGSYLFMLGTKYLKAQIDTIAEADIIYPPRYYEITNQLQDLEPLYEKAKATRANTFKYQASPSYPIKKDWPKRTILLLIGAVLGGIIGSIWVLLRHFLGRN; from the coding sequence ATGACAAAACAAACGAATACGTCCACTTACCAAGAAGAAATTGATTTAGTAGAGCTGATTAAAGTGCTTTGGACTAAAAAGATACCCATTTTACTCATTACCTGCCTTTTTGTATTATTGGCAGGTATATATGCTTTTACCGCAAAAGAACAATGGACATCTAAAGCCGAAGTGATTGAACCACAACTTAATGACCTAAATAGTTACCTCACGGTACAACAAGAATATGCTCGGATTTTGCATACCGATTTTAAGGCACAAGAGCTAAGTACACAATTATTTTCTCATTTTACGCGTCTTGCCGCCTCCTCTGATGAGCGCCGTCAGTTCTTTGAACAATCTCCACTCTATCAATCATTAATTGCTGAGAAAAATGAAGAGGTATCTCGCGAAATACTAGAAACATTAGTAGCAACAAATGTCTCTATTGTAAAACCAGATCCCAAAAAAGAACCTAATGCGATTGGTCAACGTTTATCCTTATCGGCACAAACTGCAAAAGAGGCACAAGAAACACTAAACAGTTTCGTACAATTTATTAATGAAAAGGCTTTTTCACTTGATAAACAAAACTTTTTAATCATGTTTGAAAGAAAACTAAACGATTTACGATACGAACAAAAACAAATTAACCAAACCCTTATTGCGCAGAAACAAGTTTCTCTCAATAATTTGGATAATGCCTATACGATTGCTAAAACGGCAGGTATCTCTAATTTTAGTCAAGCCTTTAATGAAAGTGTGACTATCCCTACTTTGGCATTAAGTGATGCAAAAATTCCTCTTTCTGATTCTAAACTATCAGATGGATCATACTTATTTATGTTAGGGACAAAATATCTAAAAGCTCAAATTGATACGATTGCAGAGGCGGATATTATCTACCCACCTCGTTATTATGAAATTACCAATCAGCTTCAAGATTTAGAACCGCTTTATGAAAAAGCGAAAGCTACACGAGCGAATACGTTTAAATATCAAGCTTCTCCTAGTTATCCAATCAAGAAAGATTGGCCCAAGCGCACTATCCTATTATTAATTGGTGCTGTACTCGGTGGAATTATTGGTTCTATTTGGGTTTTACTCCGACATTTTTTAGGACGTAACTAA
- a CDS encoding DUF4422 domain-containing protein produces MAKNIKIIIATHKPHFMPSDPMYLPLHVGKEGKEDIGYQGDNVGENISLKNPYFCELTGLYWAWKNLTADYIGLIHYRRFFSVKSYSARKNSPLETLYLSSKEADNLLSQYDVIVPSKRHYYIETLYSHYANTLYAEHLDVTREIIVEICNEFLGSFDTVMKQRSGYMFNMFIMSKALVDNYCAWLFPILFELEKRIPAEQYSAFHARFYGRVSELLFNVWLKHYTEKTPLKIKAIPFVYGEKINWLKKGTAFLMAKFFGKKYEKSF; encoded by the coding sequence ATGGCTAAAAATATTAAAATTATTATCGCTACACATAAACCACACTTTATGCCATCTGACCCGATGTATCTTCCTTTACATGTGGGTAAAGAAGGTAAAGAGGATATTGGTTATCAAGGCGATAATGTTGGAGAAAACATTTCATTAAAAAACCCTTATTTTTGTGAATTAACTGGCTTATATTGGGCTTGGAAGAACCTAACAGCAGATTATATTGGTTTAATCCATTATCGTCGTTTCTTTAGTGTAAAAAGTTATTCTGCACGGAAAAATAGCCCTTTAGAAACATTGTATCTAAGCAGTAAAGAAGCCGATAATCTACTAAGTCAATATGATGTTATCGTCCCAAGTAAGCGTCATTATTATATTGAAACCCTATATTCTCACTATGCAAATACACTATATGCAGAGCATTTAGACGTTACCAGAGAGATTATTGTAGAAATTTGTAATGAGTTTTTAGGAAGTTTTGATACTGTTATGAAACAACGTAGTGGATATATGTTTAATATGTTCATTATGTCCAAAGCATTAGTTGATAACTACTGTGCGTGGTTATTCCCCATTCTCTTTGAATTAGAAAAGCGTATCCCAGCCGAACAATACTCTGCCTTTCATGCCAGATTTTATGGTCGAGTGAGTGAATTATTATTCAATGTTTGGTTAAAACACTATACCGAAAAAACACCATTAAAAATTAAAGCAATTCCTTTTGTATATGGTGAAAAAATTAACTGGTTAAAAAAAGGAACAGCCTTTTTAATGGCAAAGTTTTTTGGTAAAAAATATGAGAAGAGTTTTTAA
- a CDS encoding LicD family protein has product MSINTIYKTLHHNSLILIDEEKRDLIKKELLIMMNDLNEFFKLHNIQYSLGGGSMLGAIRHQGFIPWDDDMDINMKRSDFSKFYQLFQSSELSKKYELVIPGDKNYYYHFPRLMKRNSKYRTVQDLPLDKVGLPIDIFILENISDNKFKRFIHGTISTLLLYVASAIRTHRAKKQLYELGLDKKYFKKIWIRTFLTPIFSLVNYRYWFRLMDRTFSLNKTQGEDIVIPTGRKHFWGEIYSREKMENITNRQFESFQFSTYKDESYYLHLLYGDYMKIPEDSKKEKHSLLELVL; this is encoded by the coding sequence ATGAGTATAAATACCATATATAAAACATTACACCATAATAGCCTTATCCTCATTGATGAAGAAAAAAGGGATTTAATAAAAAAAGAATTACTTATTATGATGAATGATCTTAATGAGTTTTTCAAACTTCATAATATTCAGTATTCATTAGGTGGAGGGAGTATGCTTGGTGCAATTAGACATCAAGGTTTTATTCCTTGGGATGATGATATGGATATTAATATGAAAAGATCTGATTTTTCAAAGTTTTATCAACTTTTCCAATCTTCTGAGCTAAGTAAAAAGTATGAACTAGTCATTCCTGGTGATAAAAATTACTATTATCATTTTCCTCGACTAATGAAAAGAAATTCTAAATATCGAACTGTACAAGATTTGCCACTAGATAAAGTTGGATTACCTATAGATATTTTTATCTTAGAGAATATATCAGATAATAAATTTAAGCGTTTTATTCATGGAACAATATCTACTCTACTACTTTATGTAGCCTCCGCAATAAGAACTCATAGAGCAAAAAAACAACTTTATGAACTAGGGTTAGATAAGAAATATTTTAAAAAAATCTGGATTAGAACTTTCTTGACTCCAATATTTTCTTTAGTTAATTATAGATATTGGTTTAGATTAATGGATAGGACTTTTTCCTTAAATAAAACACAAGGAGAAGATATTGTCATTCCCACAGGAAGAAAACATTTCTGGGGAGAAATCTATTCTCGAGAAAAAATGGAAAATATAACTAATCGTCAATTTGAATCATTCCAATTTTCTACTTATAAAGATGAAAGCTATTATCTCCATCTACTTTATGGTGATTATATGAAAATTCCTGAAGACTCTAAGAAAGAAAAACACTCTCTGCTAGAGCTAGTTCTATAA
- a CDS encoding glycosyltransferase family 2 protein: protein MSKVLTIAIPSYNVENYINQTLDSMVTIDNLNLLEIIIVNDGSKDNTINIATQYERTYPNSIKVIDKENGGHGSTINAGLQVATGKYFKIVDGDDWVDSKGLENLINFLKDIDVDLVLNPCIKVYESGEKEEQEPFKPGAPYNTVLPYQDIFKYLGKLQEMHMTTYKTNLLKENNIKITERIFYVDNEYILYPLLYVNTACLLQEELYQYRLGRVGQSVSIESLVKNRFMLETVIKNSLEFYYSQSKIQNLSPIRSKIYLDKVERLTYVRTRISLLYEAPQIAQSELQNFYKEIKYNYPIFYNHLSSKLIKLLIYTKFRYIGIIKNIYRVLKK, encoded by the coding sequence ATGTCTAAAGTTTTAACAATTGCTATTCCTTCCTATAATGTCGAAAATTATATCAATCAGACATTAGACTCAATGGTTACTATAGATAACTTGAACCTACTCGAAATTATTATTGTTAATGATGGTTCAAAAGATAATACTATTAATATTGCTACACAATACGAAAGGACTTATCCTAATAGTATTAAAGTTATTGATAAGGAAAATGGAGGGCACGGTTCAACCATAAATGCTGGACTACAAGTAGCAACTGGAAAATATTTTAAAATTGTTGATGGTGACGATTGGGTAGATTCTAAAGGTTTAGAAAATTTAATTAATTTTCTAAAGGATATAGATGTTGACTTAGTTTTAAATCCTTGTATAAAAGTATATGAAAGTGGAGAAAAAGAAGAGCAAGAACCATTTAAGCCTGGTGCACCTTACAATACTGTACTTCCCTACCAAGATATTTTTAAGTATCTTGGTAAACTCCAAGAAATGCATATGACCACATATAAAACAAATCTACTAAAAGAAAATAATATAAAAATAACAGAAAGAATTTTTTATGTTGATAATGAATATATCCTTTATCCACTGTTATATGTTAATACCGCTTGCTTATTGCAAGAGGAACTCTATCAGTACCGATTAGGAAGAGTAGGACAAAGTGTATCTATCGAATCTCTCGTAAAAAATCGTTTTATGCTAGAAACAGTTATAAAAAATAGCTTAGAGTTTTATTATAGTCAAAGTAAAATACAAAATTTATCACCTATTCGCTCTAAAATATATTTAGATAAAGTTGAACGATTAACTTATGTAAGAACTAGAATTTCTTTATTATATGAAGCCCCTCAAATAGCACAGTCAGAGCTTCAAAATTTTTACAAAGAAATAAAATATAATTACCCTATCTTTTATAATCACTTAAGCTCTAAATTAATAAAATTATTAATTTATACTAAATTTAGATATATAGGTATTATAAAAAATATTTATAGAGTATTGAAAAAATAA